A stretch of the Chlorobiota bacterium genome encodes the following:
- a CDS encoding DUF2339 domain-containing protein — MNENQNDFQKEFNSFSEKIDSLIKQQLEFKTEISELRNEIQLLKKSEIKDVNVSSNANTLVTSPSLQTANSAKAETILEANAKAKAEQILSQIKQQPPKIQVPKPPKVKSDIEKFIGENLANKVGIIITVIGVAIGAKYAIDHDLISPLTRIILGYLVGLGLMGFAIKLKTKYENFSAVLLSGAIAILYFITFAAYSFYGLFPQLLAFLMMVCFTLFTVLSAIKYNKQIIAHLGLVGAYLVPFLLSDGSGQIGILFSYMVIINVGILIVSVLRDWKPLLYSSFAFSWLIYASWFFNKYNSITDFNLAILFSTLFFIIFYASSIVYKIRMKEKLSPGDTIIMISNAFIFYAFGFGMLTQKSSQELLGLFTLANGVVHFVVAYFIYKSKSGDKSLLYLIIGLVLTFITIAIPVQLNGNWVTLLWIAEALMLFWIGRSKGITGYEVISYFVITIAFFSAIQEWGNYYDTYSNLIPVNNITPIFNVNFLTSILFTIILGFIYYVHKKFNSILTDKNKSYFSIVNVVIPLLFVVSIYFTFSNEINCYFSQKFASSLLKEKSVDGYFTSNYNYDINNEKTIWNFCYTMLFLSIISFVNLKKIKSSKLGILNILLNAFISLIFLIGGLFALSELRDTYITQSLSKFYNRDLFNILIRYVSYLFFGILMYSNFVYSKSEIIKRNLTVVFDIFLITSLLWIMSSELLNIFDLMKVTGSYKLWLSILWGIFSLTLIGVGIIQKKKHIRVMAISIFIITLLKLFLYDIIDLSTIAKTIAFISLGVLLLIISFLYNKYKEILFNDKI, encoded by the coding sequence ATGAATGAAAACCAAAATGATTTTCAGAAAGAATTCAATTCATTTTCTGAGAAAATTGATAGTTTAATTAAGCAACAATTAGAATTTAAAACTGAAATATCTGAGCTTAGAAACGAAATTCAATTATTGAAAAAAAGTGAAATTAAAGATGTTAATGTTAGTTCAAATGCTAACACACTAGTAACTTCTCCAAGCTTGCAAACTGCTAACTCAGCTAAAGCAGAAACAATTTTAGAAGCAAATGCAAAAGCTAAAGCAGAGCAGATTTTATCACAGATAAAACAACAGCCTCCAAAAATTCAAGTACCAAAGCCTCCAAAAGTTAAATCTGATATTGAGAAATTTATTGGAGAAAATCTTGCTAATAAAGTAGGTATCATTATTACTGTAATTGGTGTAGCTATTGGAGCAAAATATGCTATTGATCATGATTTAATTAGTCCCCTTACACGTATTATACTTGGCTATTTGGTTGGGCTAGGTTTAATGGGGTTTGCAATTAAACTTAAAACAAAATATGAAAATTTCAGTGCTGTATTGCTAAGCGGAGCAATTGCGATTCTATATTTTATAACCTTTGCAGCTTACAGCTTTTATGGGCTTTTCCCACAATTACTTGCTTTTTTAATGATGGTTTGCTTTACTCTTTTCACTGTACTTTCGGCTATCAAATACAACAAACAAATCATTGCTCATCTTGGCTTAGTTGGTGCTTACCTAGTCCCATTTCTTCTAAGTGATGGTTCTGGACAAATTGGGATATTGTTTTCATATATGGTAATAATAAATGTTGGGATTTTAATTGTTTCTGTGTTAAGAGATTGGAAGCCGTTACTATATTCATCATTCGCATTTTCATGGCTAATTTATGCTTCATGGTTTTTTAACAAGTATAATAGTATTACTGATTTTAATTTAGCAATTTTATTCAGTACGTTATTCTTTATAATTTTCTATGCATCTTCTATAGTCTATAAAATCAGGATGAAAGAAAAACTTTCACCTGGTGATACAATAATAATGATTTCAAATGCATTTATATTTTATGCATTTGGTTTTGGCATGTTAACTCAGAAATCTTCTCAAGAATTACTTGGTCTTTTTACTCTAGCTAATGGAGTAGTTCATTTTGTGGTTGCTTACTTCATTTATAAAAGTAAATCTGGAGATAAAAGTTTATTGTATTTGATTATTGGCTTGGTATTAACATTTATAACAATTGCAATTCCAGTACAACTCAATGGGAATTGGGTAACTTTATTATGGATTGCCGAGGCATTAATGTTGTTTTGGATTGGTAGATCTAAAGGTATTACTGGTTATGAAGTTATTTCATATTTTGTTATTACTATTGCTTTCTTTAGTGCAATTCAAGAATGGGGTAATTATTATGACACATATTCAAATTTAATTCCAGTTAACAATATAACCCCTATTTTTAATGTTAACTTTCTTACCTCAATATTATTTACAATTATACTAGGATTTATATATTATGTACATAAAAAATTCAATTCTATTTTAACAGATAAGAACAAATCTTATTTCAGTATTGTTAATGTTGTAATTCCTTTATTATTTGTTGTTTCAATTTATTTTACATTTTCAAATGAAATAAATTGCTACTTTTCTCAAAAATTTGCATCTTCACTTTTAAAGGAAAAATCTGTTGATGGGTATTTTACTTCTAACTACAACTATGATATAAATAATGAAAAAACAATTTGGAATTTTTGTTATACTATGCTATTTTTATCAATTATTTCATTTGTTAACTTAAAAAAAATCAAAAGTTCCAAACTTGGGATTTTAAATATTTTATTAAATGCTTTTATATCTTTAATTTTTTTAATTGGAGGTTTATTTGCTTTAAGTGAGCTTAGAGATACATACATAACTCAGAGTTTATCTAAATTTTACAATAGGGATTTATTTAACATTTTAATTCGATATGTTTCTTATTTATTCTTTGGTATATTGATGTATTCAAATTTCGTTTACTCAAAATCAGAGATTATAAAAAGGAATTTAACTGTTGTGTTTGATATATTTTTAATTACTTCTTTACTTTGGATTATGAGTAGTGAATTGTTAAATATTTTTGATTTAATGAAAGTAACAGGTTCTTATAAACTTTGGTTGAGTATTCTTTGGGGTATTTTTTCACTAACTCTTATTGGGGTTGGAATCATCCAGAAGAAGAAACATATACGAGTGATGGCAATATCAATTTTTATAATTACACTACTTAAATTGTTTTTGTATGATATTATTGATTTAAGCACAATTGCTAAAACTATTGCATTTATCTCATTAGGAGTTTTATTATTAATAATATCATTTTTATATAATAAGTACAAAGAAATTCTATTTAATGATAAAATCTAA
- a CDS encoding LOG family protein translates to MASETTKAYNNLEFLSSPEARTIRMLSEYIHPIKTFAENKIEGTIVFFGSARIPSPEDTESNPKFDSMRRYYDEARELAKRLTLWVNENTVISGVKKFVVCTGGGPGIMEAANRGAHDANGESIGLNISLPFEQSPNPYITTELNFEFHYFFMRKFIFSIFANALVIFPGGYGTIDELMELLTLIQTGKSDRPIPVILYGTDYWDQIINLDKLVEFGMIAKEDLDMLFRANDVDSAFYHLTSELTRIHIKT, encoded by the coding sequence ATGGCATCAGAAACAACAAAAGCATATAACAATCTTGAATTTTTAAGCAGCCCTGAAGCGAGAACTATTCGTATGCTATCAGAATATATTCATCCTATAAAAACATTTGCAGAAAATAAAATTGAAGGGACAATAGTATTTTTTGGCTCAGCTAGAATACCATCTCCAGAAGATACTGAATCAAATCCTAAATTTGATAGTATGCGGAGATATTATGATGAAGCTCGTGAACTTGCTAAAAGATTAACTCTATGGGTTAATGAAAATACTGTAATTAGTGGAGTAAAAAAATTTGTTGTTTGTACTGGTGGTGGACCTGGTATTATGGAAGCAGCTAATAGAGGTGCACATGATGCAAATGGTGAGTCAATTGGTTTGAATATTTCTTTACCTTTTGAACAATCACCAAATCCATATATAACCACTGAACTAAATTTTGAGTTCCATTATTTTTTCATGAGAAAATTCATTTTTTCAATTTTCGCAAATGCATTAGTAATTTTTCCTGGTGGTTATGGAACAATAGATGAACTGATGGAATTGTTGACTCTAATTCAAACTGGCAAAAGTGACAGACCAATCCCTGTTATTTTATATGGTACAGACTATTGGGATCAAATAATTAATCTTGATAAACTTGTAGAATTTGGAATGATTGCTAAAGAAGATTTAGATATGCTATTTAGAGCAAATGATGTTGATTCAGCTTTTTATCATTTAACAAGTGAACTAACTAGAATTCATATTAAAACTTAA
- a CDS encoding transglutaminase family protein encodes MSEVSALICLLDDPDSFVNEAVRNRLYELRETSLTEMREFVVYNNSNEIKILVEELLFEFGFKKFKEEMMNIINNNIDNDFDLEQTLLIISYIGYPDLNPNSVSQQVDTMSDIISSKLKDRKNGSKVISIINSYLFDNLGFLPVQPDQYYNPENSFINYVIENRTGLPVTLCCIYLLISERLNLKLGGIGFPGHFMLKYNGEFNTSFYIDPYNGGLLYSKEYCIKLLSDMGIESNEREEFLEPISNKLITVRILRNLILIYQKIKPLYAKDLESIINLISKK; translated from the coding sequence ATGTCTGAAGTTAGTGCATTAATTTGCTTACTCGATGATCCCGATTCATTCGTTAACGAGGCAGTTCGCAATAGACTTTATGAGCTAAGGGAAACTTCTTTAACTGAAATGAGGGAGTTTGTTGTTTATAATAACAGCAATGAAATTAAAATTTTAGTTGAAGAATTACTCTTTGAATTTGGATTTAAAAAATTTAAAGAAGAGATGATGAATATAATCAATAATAATATTGATAATGATTTTGATTTAGAACAAACCCTTCTAATTATATCTTATATTGGATATCCAGATCTTAATCCTAATTCCGTTTCTCAACAAGTTGATACCATGTCAGATATTATTTCTAGTAAGTTAAAGGATAGGAAAAATGGATCTAAAGTAATTTCAATCATTAATAGTTATCTATTCGATAATCTCGGATTCTTGCCTGTTCAACCAGATCAATATTACAATCCTGAAAATTCATTCATAAATTATGTAATTGAAAATAGAACTGGTTTACCAGTTACTTTATGTTGTATCTATTTGTTAATTTCAGAAAGATTGAATTTGAAATTGGGAGGTATTGGTTTTCCAGGACATTTCATGTTAAAGTATAATGGTGAATTTAATACAAGTTTTTACATAGATCCCTATAATGGCGGGTTATTATATAGTAAAGAATATTGTATTAAGTTGTTATCCGATATGGGAATAGAAAGTAATGAAAGAGAAGAATTTTTAGAACCGATATCAAATAAATTAATTACTGTAAGAATACTTAGGAATTTGATATTAATTTATCAAAAAATAAAACCACTTTATGCAAAAGATTTAGAATCAATCATAAATCTTATTTCTAAAAAATAG
- a CDS encoding dolichol kinase produces MKQLPINPPKNNQISMTQELLRKSIHVFSLSIPILYLWNTRSTMIWIFLPLTILLLILEFVRYYNPKFQTLIKKYFGGMMREHEFENGKLTGATFVIVSALLCVLLFPKVIMIPAFAVLIISDTCAALFGRRFGKHKFFNKSLEGSLAFVISAWIVSIVTGYILNSPTEFYYAALVASVAAACAEAISWGVNIDDNFTIPISYGSVLWGILSLIKDSHVTSFL; encoded by the coding sequence ATGAAGCAATTACCAATAAACCCTCCAAAAAATAATCAGATATCAATGACTCAAGAGTTGTTGCGTAAAAGTATACATGTATTTTCATTATCTATACCAATTCTATATTTATGGAATACTCGTAGTACTATGATTTGGATTTTTCTACCTCTAACAATTCTATTGCTAATTCTTGAGTTTGTAAGATATTACAACCCAAAATTCCAAACCTTAATTAAGAAATATTTTGGTGGAATGATGCGTGAACATGAATTTGAAAATGGTAAGTTAACTGGAGCAACTTTTGTTATAGTTTCAGCATTACTTTGTGTTCTACTATTTCCAAAAGTTATAATGATTCCAGCTTTTGCTGTGTTAATAATATCTGATACTTGTGCTGCTCTTTTTGGAAGAAGATTTGGGAAGCATAAATTTTTCAATAAATCATTAGAAGGATCCTTAGCTTTTGTGATTAGTGCTTGGATTGTATCTATAGTAACAGGTTATATTTTGAATTCACCAACTGAATTTTATTATGCAGCCCTTGTTGCATCTGTTGCAGCGGCTTGTGCCGAAGCTATAAGTTGGGGGGTAAATATAGATGATAACTTTACTATTCCAATCTCTTATGGATCAGTTTTATGGGGTATATTAAGTTTAATAAAAGATAGCCATGTAACTTCATTTCTTTAA
- the dacB gene encoding D-alanyl-D-alanine carboxypeptidase/D-alanyl-D-alanine-endopeptidase has protein sequence MKFNLKNKNVLYFNICLILISLISSTNKPYVYAGGGDEKNRSLTSLDSSRALAKLASDLAAIVKLPNEVKNGTVGIFVKSLITGKELYSLNPEKALTPASNTKLVTAYTALNELGTNYDVKTLALALQKPISGIISGNLFLKGFGDPYFNVNDIEDIVDDLIKSGVKQINGDIIGDGSFYDNKSKRIQYSGDADVVEDLPPIYALSIEKNYFTVIVSSLSIPGLPCNVQTYPRSSGFSIINDAVSNGYVKPIVQQKESSHRRVSNFAKQSRNNFKKNWKRHSEVLKSKGSIRFGDELIYFRRKPHSYNKAKVSDNLNNKNGISVVITNDSTGKVLIKVSGKLAVGRRVSYRYEAKNPAAIAAGILFDKLILSGIKINGIVKTGNSPSQYKVLAGVERPLNDMLKFVLKNSNNFLAENVFKIVGGYNGGIFETAHSTIDATNKNLIQDKIPMKGTVINDGSGLSRNNRIPAQTLVGILSSSYRDKKIFKTLYPLMAIAGVDGTVRRRMRGTLAQGNVHAKTGTLNNVSSLSGYVQTKDGEMLAFAFIMNGKGSNGSYHVVQDRLAVRLATFSYKEDPSLIFDYNPIDSANNNENN, from the coding sequence ATGAAATTTAATCTAAAAAATAAAAATGTATTATATTTCAATATATGTTTAATTCTTATTTCATTAATTAGTTCAACAAACAAACCTTATGTATATGCTGGTGGTGGTGATGAGAAAAATAGATCTCTTACATCTCTTGATTCATCAAGGGCTTTAGCTAAGCTGGCTTCTGACTTAGCAGCAATTGTAAAATTACCAAATGAAGTTAAAAATGGTACAGTTGGCATTTTTGTAAAATCATTAATAACTGGTAAAGAGCTCTATTCACTTAATCCAGAAAAAGCTCTAACTCCAGCATCTAACACTAAGTTAGTTACTGCATATACAGCTTTAAATGAATTAGGTACTAATTACGATGTCAAAACATTGGCTTTAGCTCTTCAAAAGCCAATCAGTGGTATTATTTCAGGTAATTTGTTTTTAAAGGGTTTTGGTGATCCGTATTTTAATGTAAATGATATTGAAGATATTGTGGATGATTTAATTAAATCTGGAGTGAAACAAATAAACGGAGATATAATTGGTGACGGTTCATTTTATGATAATAAGTCAAAGAGAATTCAATATAGTGGGGATGCTGATGTTGTTGAAGACCTCCCTCCTATTTATGCTTTATCAATTGAAAAAAATTATTTTACTGTAATAGTATCTTCTTTAAGTATCCCAGGATTACCTTGTAATGTCCAAACTTATCCGCGTTCCTCTGGTTTTTCTATAATTAATGACGCAGTATCTAATGGTTATGTAAAGCCTATTGTTCAACAAAAAGAATCAAGTCATAGAAGAGTATCCAATTTTGCAAAACAATCAAGAAATAATTTCAAGAAGAATTGGAAAAGACATTCCGAGGTTTTAAAGAGCAAGGGATCTATAAGATTTGGTGATGAATTAATCTATTTCAGAAGAAAACCGCACTCTTATAATAAAGCCAAAGTTAGTGATAACTTAAACAATAAAAATGGAATATCAGTTGTAATAACTAATGATAGCACAGGGAAAGTATTAATAAAAGTATCTGGTAAATTAGCAGTTGGAAGAAGAGTTAGTTATAGGTATGAAGCAAAAAATCCTGCTGCAATTGCTGCTGGAATATTATTCGATAAACTAATCTTGAGTGGGATTAAAATTAATGGAATTGTAAAAACTGGGAATTCTCCTTCTCAGTATAAAGTTCTTGCTGGAGTTGAAAGACCATTAAATGATATGTTGAAGTTTGTTCTAAAAAATAGTAATAATTTTTTAGCTGAGAATGTATTCAAAATAGTTGGTGGTTATAATGGTGGAATTTTTGAAACTGCTCATTCCACAATTGATGCTACTAACAAAAATTTAATCCAAGATAAAATACCAATGAAAGGAACTGTAATAAATGACGGTTCAGGTTTATCTAGAAATAATAGAATACCAGCTCAAACTCTTGTTGGAATTTTAAGCTCTTCTTATCGTGATAAAAAAATCTTTAAAACATTGTATCCATTAATGGCAATTGCAGGAGTAGATGGAACTGTAAGACGAAGAATGAGGGGGACATTAGCTCAAGGGAATGTACATGCAAAAACTGGTACACTTAATAATGTATCTTCGTTATCAGGGTATGTTCAAACCAAAGATGGTGAAATGCTAGCATTTGCGTTTATTATGAATGGAAAAGGTTCTAATGGAAGTTATCATGTAGTTCAAGATAGGTTAGCAGTAAGGCTTGCTACATTTAGTTATAAAGAAGACCCTTCACTTATTTTTGATTATAACCCAATTGATAGTGCTAATAATAATGAAAATAATTAG
- a CDS encoding SIS domain-containing protein, producing the protein MDIINFYNQSLTESAEIKYKTLEACREDTLRAINAITNVYKNEGKIMFCGNGGSASDCQHLATELMIRLNHEVKRPALAAISLCTDPSMMTAGGNDIGFVNVFSRSVEGLGKHNDALIGISTSGNSDNVINAILQAKKMNIITICLLGGNGGKLKDLCDIAVIAPTSNTQRIQEVHITLGHIICECVEQILYNY; encoded by the coding sequence TTGGATATAATAAATTTTTATAATCAGTCGTTAACAGAAAGTGCTGAAATTAAGTATAAAACCCTTGAAGCTTGTCGAGAAGATACTCTCCGAGCAATTAATGCAATTACTAATGTATATAAAAATGAAGGTAAAATAATGTTTTGTGGGAATGGAGGCAGTGCTTCTGATTGTCAACATCTTGCAACCGAATTAATGATTAGGTTGAATCACGAAGTGAAAAGACCCGCATTAGCTGCAATTTCTTTATGCACCGACCCTTCCATGATGACTGCTGGAGGTAATGACATTGGTTTTGTAAATGTATTTTCAAGATCAGTAGAAGGGTTGGGAAAACATAATGATGCATTAATCGGAATTTCTACAAGTGGTAATTCTGATAATGTAATTAACGCAATTCTTCAAGCAAAAAAGATGAATATAATTACAATATGTTTATTAGGTGGTAATGGGGGCAAACTTAAGGATTTATGCGATATAGCAGTGATTGCCCCAACTAGTAATACTCAAAGAATTCAAGAAGTACATATTACATTAGGTCATATTATTTGTGAATGTGTAGAACAAATATTGTATAATTATTAA
- a CDS encoding ABC transporter permease produces MNYNRIKEIARWEFIQRVRSKLFITSIVLLPILIVGFSIIPGLIMTDGISDTKTIGLIDSTGDNSVLINQLCSNQKSKNNKNPSYVFVNYTNKLNFIEGLKKADNDVVKELSNGTVVIKAEKSGKQLIEFRGVNVSDILLNESIEQIIEKKIIQGNLIKSGVDTAAYNLAIKGVEFVTVKLNSSGEEERGSGFIATFGLAYLGIFLFLFLTLTTGQTLVRSLVEEKSNRIMEILISGGTADELMWGKLIGLTGVALLLLLCWSVMGVVAITYFASIGKSVSFSSEMLLRIPLMFLYLMLGYFFFAAIFIGIGSLVTTEQEAQAITGYLTILFTGPMAFIMVIMQNPDSTMSKVLSFIPLLTPSLMMIRIAIKMPSIIEILGTLCVMLFSTIIIVWAASKIFRTAILLTGKRPTFREALSWLKNA; encoded by the coding sequence ATGAATTATAATAGAATAAAAGAAATTGCTCGTTGGGAATTTATACAACGAGTCAGATCAAAATTGTTTATAACGTCAATTGTTCTTTTGCCAATCCTGATTGTAGGATTTTCTATAATACCTGGTCTTATTATGACAGATGGAATTAGTGATACTAAGACAATTGGTTTGATAGATTCTACTGGAGATAATTCAGTTTTAATTAATCAATTATGTTCAAACCAAAAAAGCAAAAACAATAAAAATCCATCTTATGTTTTTGTAAATTATACTAATAAACTAAATTTTATTGAAGGTTTAAAAAAAGCTGATAATGATGTTGTTAAAGAACTTTCAAATGGGACAGTGGTTATAAAAGCTGAAAAATCTGGAAAGCAATTAATTGAATTCAGAGGTGTTAATGTAAGCGACATATTGTTGAATGAAAGTATTGAACAAATAATTGAAAAAAAAATCATACAAGGAAATTTAATAAAATCTGGAGTTGATACAGCAGCATATAATTTAGCTATAAAAGGAGTGGAGTTTGTAACTGTAAAGTTGAACTCAAGTGGAGAAGAAGAAAGAGGATCGGGATTTATTGCAACTTTTGGTTTAGCTTACTTAGGTATATTCCTATTTTTGTTTCTTACTTTAACTACTGGTCAAACTTTAGTTAGAAGTTTAGTTGAAGAAAAATCAAATAGAATCATGGAGATATTGATTAGTGGTGGTACTGCAGATGAACTAATGTGGGGTAAATTAATTGGTTTAACTGGTGTGGCTTTGCTTTTGTTGCTATGTTGGTCAGTAATGGGGGTCGTTGCAATTACATACTTTGCTTCAATAGGAAAAAGTGTTTCTTTTTCAAGTGAAATGCTTTTAAGAATCCCACTTATGTTTTTATATTTAATGTTAGGTTATTTTTTCTTTGCTGCAATATTTATTGGAATCGGTTCATTAGTTACAACTGAGCAAGAAGCACAGGCAATTACGGGTTATTTGACAATTCTATTTACAGGTCCAATGGCATTTATAATGGTAATCATGCAGAATCCTGATTCAACAATGAGTAAGGTTCTAAGTTTTATTCCTCTGCTAACTCCTAGCTTGATGATGATTAGAATTGCAATTAAGATGCCAAGTATAATTGAGATTTTAGGAACTTTGTGTGTAATGTTGTTTTCAACTATAATTATAGTTTGGGCAGCTAGTAAGATATTCAGAACTGCAATTTTGTTAACAGGAAAAAGACCAACATTTAGAGAAGCTTTAAGTTGGTTGAAAAATGCTTAA
- a CDS encoding OmpA family protein gives MKPLVLFIIVQLFSFYIAFSQNQKDLKSDQDTAYYVTDFKLGGNVAYLLNNHTTNATVFSGGGECGAFGNGTGKGYALGAFVELPLFNLLENNYAKWFDLSIGITYANRNGAFSQALTSGLPILDPNSGKYTYLKQAHSYVAKISYLTPELGIRFTPVPEIPIYLRVLANYSLRFGSSIDYEQTSEILSPSGITYPENNKTVKVLGTGEVLNSKSVFGLYSSIGYDYSIDSNISIGPEIGYYTMLGNVTLDFNWKINSLQFGASGRYSFYRKISPPPPPPSLPIPAPPPPKVAPKPVLAILNTPLVDIKETVVTETFPVLNYIFFDSASTEIPNRYITKRSLMFNEDSLPKRSLETYYQVLNIIGKRLSETKSKITISGASDGKEMSSNKERSEIALSRAKSISNYLINEWGLDPKRITLKSLKTPTYPTNYDYSEGDVENRRVEITSDYEDLLKPIVFERFIERSIEPKEIKFNTSVTSESKIKNWALRMTIKNEIVWEQIGEGNPPSDVVCSLDLIKAKEFADKLLYDTTKNEYKVNDSILCSLTVTNEDSMSNVSISSIPVTRGLSPLELSRLSLIVFDFDRDNVTKSNKKMITGFVSNSISANSDIEIKGSTDKLGEAEHNKELSESRAFAVRDLIKKEKRDAKSIIAKGIGSDELLYDNLIPEGRFYCRTVRVQVSMPLRKQGIK, from the coding sequence ATGAAACCATTAGTACTTTTTATAATAGTCCAATTGTTTTCTTTTTATATTGCTTTTTCTCAAAATCAAAAGGATTTAAAATCTGATCAAGACACAGCTTACTATGTAACAGATTTTAAGTTAGGTGGAAATGTAGCATATTTATTAAACAATCATACAACAAATGCAACTGTATTTAGTGGTGGAGGTGAATGCGGAGCTTTTGGAAATGGTACTGGCAAAGGTTATGCTTTAGGTGCATTTGTTGAACTTCCTTTGTTTAACTTACTTGAAAATAATTATGCTAAATGGTTTGATCTTTCTATAGGTATTACTTATGCAAATAGAAATGGAGCTTTTTCTCAAGCACTCACATCTGGCTTGCCAATTCTTGATCCAAATAGTGGTAAATATACTTATCTTAAACAAGCACATTCTTATGTAGCTAAAATTAGTTACTTAACACCAGAATTAGGAATTAGGTTTACACCAGTTCCAGAAATACCTATCTATTTGCGAGTTCTTGCTAACTATTCACTTAGGTTTGGAAGCAGTATTGATTATGAGCAGACATCAGAAATATTATCTCCAAGTGGTATTACTTACCCTGAAAACAATAAAACTGTAAAAGTATTAGGTACAGGTGAAGTATTGAATTCCAAAAGTGTTTTTGGTTTGTATAGTAGTATTGGATACGATTATTCAATTGATTCAAATATTAGTATTGGTCCTGAAATAGGTTACTATACTATGCTTGGAAATGTTACATTAGATTTTAATTGGAAAATAAATTCTTTACAATTTGGGGCTAGTGGTAGGTATAGTTTCTATAGAAAAATCTCTCCACCACCTCCTCCTCCATCATTACCAATACCAGCACCACCACCACCGAAGGTTGCTCCTAAGCCAGTACTTGCTATATTAAATACTCCGTTAGTTGATATTAAAGAAACAGTTGTTACTGAGACATTCCCAGTTTTAAATTATATATTCTTTGATAGTGCAAGTACTGAAATTCCAAACAGGTATATCACTAAAAGGAGTTTAATGTTTAATGAAGACTCTTTACCTAAACGTTCACTTGAAACTTATTATCAAGTTCTTAATATTATTGGTAAAAGATTATCTGAAACAAAATCTAAAATTACAATCAGTGGGGCTAGTGATGGTAAAGAAATGAGCTCTAATAAAGAACGTTCGGAAATAGCTCTCTCAAGAGCTAAATCAATTAGTAATTATTTAATAAATGAATGGGGATTAGATCCAAAACGAATAACATTAAAGTCTTTAAAAACTCCAACATATCCAACAAATTATGATTACTCTGAAGGTGATGTTGAAAACCGAAGGGTTGAAATAACATCCGATTATGAAGATCTGCTAAAACCTATAGTTTTTGAAAGATTTATAGAAAGATCGATTGAGCCTAAAGAAATTAAGTTCAATACATCAGTTACTAGCGAATCCAAAATAAAAAATTGGGCTTTAAGAATGACTATTAAAAATGAAATCGTATGGGAACAAATTGGTGAAGGGAATCCTCCATCAGATGTTGTTTGCTCGCTTGATTTAATTAAAGCTAAGGAATTTGCAGATAAATTATTATATGATACAACCAAAAATGAATATAAAGTAAATGACTCTATTTTATGTTCTTTAACTGTTACAAATGAAGATTCTATGTCAAATGTATCTATATCATCAATACCAGTAACTAGAGGGCTTTCTCCACTTGAACTAAGCAGACTATCATTAATTGTATTTGATTTTGATCGGGACAATGTTACTAAATCAAATAAAAAAATGATTACTGGTTTTGTTTCAAATTCAATTTCTGCAAATTCTGATATTGAAATAAAAGGTTCAACTGATAAATTAGGTGAAGCCGAACATAATAAAGAACTATCAGAATCCCGTGCATTTGCAGTTAGAGACTTAATTAAGAAAGAAAAAAGAGATGCTAAATCAATTATTGCTAAAGGAATTGGATCAGATGAGTTATTGTACGATAATTTAATACCTGAAGGTAGGTTTTATTGCAGAACAGTAAGAGTTCAAGTTTCTATGCCTCTAAGAAAACAAGGGATTAAATAA